CTCAAGGTCCGCTTGTTTCTTAGGATATACATATAAGAAGACCTTATCCAATTCATTTTCAAGCAACTCTTGCGACAGTTGAGGCATCTGTCCGAATATCGAGAGAAACCATTCTTGCGCATCGCTTGTCATCGTGCAAGCGCGCTCGCGCAGCGCCTGCTGCAGCCAAGCGCGCAAGTCTTTCGCCTTAAGCGGTGCGAATTCGATGATCCGGCCGTTTTTTTCCACTGCCTTGTACCAGCGCCTACGCTTATCGACGCCATCTGCGCTGGCAATCAGCAAACAGGCATACTCTGGAATATTCGCCAATAATGCAAGAAGAGCTTCCTCGTCCCCCTTTTCTTTACTTTGCCAGCCTTTGCCGCTGCGTAGAACAATTACCTGACGCTGACCGAAGAACGGCGCCGTCTCTACGCTGCGCACCAATTCCCCAACCGATACCTCCTGCTCAAAGACCAAGAGATTCATCTGCCGGTCTTCCTGAGGCAACAAAGCTTCCACTAATGTCTGCTCCGCTTTTCGCACCCAATATAAATCGTCGCCATGCAACAGATATAATCGCTCCAATGGCTCCTGCATCAATTGTTTCAACGTATCCTTCGCGCTCATTCCAGCCTCCCTGTGCGATTCTCCTTTCCTTATTGTACCCGATTCGATGCATAAAGCAAATCTATCCGCCGTTCTGCCGTTTCCACTCCCAAGGATTGTCCGATAAATCTCGCCACGTTTGCACGGATAATCGGTCACCGTCGGTACTAAATATGATTGCGCCCCTCTCATCGGTACGGTAAACCCTGACCCCATCTCTTTGCAAACGTCGCAGCGTTTCTGGATGAGGGTGACCATACGAATTTCCTGCGCCAACCGATATCGCCGCACAAGTCGGCTGCACCAGCGCCAAGAATTCCTCGCTCGTCGCTTTTGCCGCACCGTGATGACCAACTTTAAGCACCGTACTATGCAAACGCTCGCCCTGCGCTTTCACCAAGGCAGCTTCGCTTCGCCCTTCTAAATCTCCCGTTAAAAGAAAGCTCCGTTTGCCATATTGTATCCGCACCACGGCCGATCCTTCATTTTCATTTCTATTTCCGGTTTCAAACTCTCCCGCCGCCAGCACCTCGATATCAACGCCATCCATTTGCAATCGTTGGCCTTTCCGCAAAGAAATCGGCGGGCGATCACTCAAACGAATCGCCTGCATCACCGGCGGCGTCGCAGGTCCAGCGGGCACGAGAAGCTGATCCACCTTTATCCCCTCAACTACGGCTGGCGCTCCGCCCGCGTGATCGTCATGTTCATGACTCAAAAGCAAGTACTCAAGTTTATAAACACCCTGGTGCGTAAGATAGGGAACCACGACCCTTTTGCCAACGTCTCCCGTGCCACCCTGTCCGGCATCAATCAGCACTGCTCTTCCCGACGGCGTTTTTAGCAAGATGGCCTCCCCTTGTCCGACGTCAATGATGTGCAGTTCCAAGACGCCCGCTGACGGCGCATACAATATCGCAAGCAGTAAAACAGCCAACAGCATTCCCGCTTGCTTTTTCCATGAACGCCATGCCAAAGGCCACCAAGGCAGACTCAGCAACAAGAAGTAAACACTCCCTGAAACAAGGCCAAATGGCGGCAACGGAAGTGTGGCGCCGGGCATCTGCGCCAATATTTTTGCAGCAGAAAAAGCAAGAGAAAAAACAAAACTAGCCAAGACAAAGGCCATTTTCCCCGCCAACAAAAAATTTCCGCCAAGCAAAGCTCCCGCAAGGCCTAGCATCATAACAATTTCTAACATAGGCGCAACGATGAGATTCGCCGGCAGACTCGCCAATGATAAACTTTTAAAATACCAGGCTAAAAATGGCAGCGAGCCAAGCTGCGCTCCAATCGTCACTGCTAATAATCCAGCCACGTTTTCAGGCAAGCAGACGCTGCCTATTTTTTGCAAAGGTTTGTTAAAAGCAAGCAAGCCCATCGTTGCAGCAAAACTTAATTGAAAACTGATATCCCAAAGCAGCGCTGGTTCATAAAGAAGCAGCCCTCCTGCCGCAAAACAAAGCGCCGCCCAAGCATCTCCATCGCGTCCGCTGCAAAGCGCCCCGAGCGCAATCCAGCCCATGAGCAGTGATCGCACTACCGGCGAAGAGAAACCGCATACAACGCCATATGCCAAAGAAACAATAAGCGCCGCTGCGGCAGCCGCTCCGTTCGGCATTATATTTCTCGCCAAACAAAAGACCACACCGATCAGCAATGCCACATGCGTACCCGAAACCGATAAAATATGAATCAGCCCGGTCGTCGAAAATACGCTTAACCAATCCGAAGGAATTCCGCTAGCACCGCCAAACAACAAGCCTTCCAACGCAGACGCTTCGCTTCCCGGCATCGAATCGGCCAATAGAGCTCGTATTTTTTGCCGCCAGATATTGGCACGGCTCGACCAGTCTTTTGTTGCATCGAGCATCGATACGCTTTGCCAATCTGCGACCGTACAGCGATAACGACTGTCGACACTCCAAGTTTGGCCGGGATTATGATACCGCGTCCCGCCTGCTAACTTGCCTACAAGCGCTATTTTCTGCCCCGTTCCCATTTCCAGTTGTCCCTCAAGCGGCAAATAACATGACACCGTCTCCTGCGTCAAAACATGGTCTACCGCTTCTACCGCCAGAATCATGCGCAGCCGTTCCTCACTGCGCATCCCGCCGTTCACTAAGGTGGGGCCGTCCTGCACGCGACCGGATAGAACAACCGTCTTTCCAAGCGCTGCAAACATCGGATCCGGCTTTTCTTCAACCTGTCCGGCCCGCAATACAGCAAGACAAAGCCAAAATAAAGCCAGACTCACCCCATACCGCTTCGCACTGCTATACCTCGGCCAAAAAAACAAGATAGCGGAGGCAACCAGCAATCCCATCCACCAATTTCGCATCGCTTCATGATACCAGATTCCAATGATGATGGAGATAACCCAAACAGCCAGCCAGCGCGTCATAATGAAATCTTGTCTTTTATTTTCTCAAATTTAGCTTCGCCAATCCCATTCACTTTTTTCAACTCTTCCACATTACGAAAGCCGCCATGATTATTGCGATATTCAATGATTCGATCCGCCATCGCCGCTCCGACGCCGGGTAATTGATCGAGTTCCTGCTTACCGGCTGAATTAATGTTTATTTTGCTGCCTTTCCCCTGTCCGTCAAGGATAGCACTCGTGCCAGCAGCCTCCGCTGCCACTTTACCCTGCGCAGGCACTAGAATCTGCATGCCGTCTTTCACCGCTTGCGCCAGATTGATTTTTGACGCATCCGCTTCCGGGCTCAACCCTCCCGCTGCATTGATCGCGTCAATCATTCTCAAGCCGCCGGAAAGTTTCACCACGCCAGGATGATTCACCGCACCACTGACATAAATAACATTCAGTTCGCTTTGCGGCAGAGTATTTTCACCCACCTGCGGTAGCGTCTTACGCGTCCCGTTGTATAGGCTGATGCCTAAAATCACACAGCCCACTAAAACCGCTGCTATCCAACGCAACTTCTCGCTCTTTTCCACTTCTTCACCTCCTAATATCTGCCTTCGCTCTTTTTCTTCCATTTCCTGTCTTTCTTACGATTAAAATGATGATTTTGTGCATTTCGTCAAAACAAAAAAACACCCGCGAATGCGAGTGTTTTTCAAGACTTATTTCACTACGATATTGACAAGTTTTTTCGGAACACAAATGACCTTGAGCACTTGCCGTCCCTCGAGCAAAGCCGTCACTTTATCTTGCGCTAGCGCTTTCTCTTCCATTTCTGCCGGCGTGAGTCCGGAGGCGATCACGAGTTTATCCTTGACCTTGCCGTTGATCTGCAACACAATCTCCACTTCTTCCAAAACCAACGCCGCTTCCTCATAGCTCGGCCACGTTTGTTTGTGCACACTGCCCGCAGCAATCGTCTCCTGCCATAATTCTTCAGCAATATGCGGCGCAAACGGCGCCATCAACCGGATCAGTGCACTGACCGTTTCACGCGCCAGCGCCGGACTTACGGCATCAACCACTTCCTTCGTCGCATACATCGCATTGACCAGTTCCATAATCGAGCTGATCGCCGTATTGAAATTGAAACGTTCGCCGACATCTTCGCCGACTTTCTTGATGCAAGCGTGCAGAATCCGGCGCAATTCTTTGGCTTCTTTTGACAAGCCATCGACTTCAACCGCCGCATCCTCCGGCGACATGAATGTCGCGTAATGTTCCACGATTCTCCACAAACGATTCAAGAAACGATAGGCTCCTTCGACCCCTTGATCGCTCCATTCCAAATCACGTTCCGGCGGCGCGGCAAACATAATGAACAGTCGCGCCGTATCCGCACCATATTTGCTGATGATTTCCTCCGGCGACACCACATTGCCTTTTGATTTCGACATCTTAGCGCCGTCTTTTGTGACCATCCCCTGCGTTAATAAGTTCTTGAACGGTTCATTGA
The sequence above is drawn from the Azotosporobacter soli genome and encodes:
- the holA gene encoding DNA polymerase III subunit delta; the protein is MSAKDTLKQLMQEPLERLYLLHGDDLYWVRKAEQTLVEALLPQEDRQMNLLVFEQEVSVGELVRSVETAPFFGQRQVIVLRSGKGWQSKEKGDEEALLALLANIPEYACLLIASADGVDKRRRWYKAVEKNGRIIEFAPLKAKDLRAWLQQALRERACTMTSDAQEWFLSIFGQMPQLSQELLENELDKVFLYVYPKKQADLEAATAVLGTLPETSVFAIMDAMNQRKAAKALELLQEQFRAGEHPLRFLGLLARQVRQLWQAKEYLKRGIGARELGPKLGVAPFIAEKMAAQSKGFSAKALRAAFQELSDADWALKSGRADAAVLEGIIIRLCRRE
- a CDS encoding DNA internalization-related competence protein ComEC/Rec2; amino-acid sequence: MTRWLAVWVISIIIGIWYHEAMRNWWMGLLVASAILFFWPRYSSAKRYGVSLALFWLCLAVLRAGQVEEKPDPMFAALGKTVVLSGRVQDGPTLVNGGMRSEERLRMILAVEAVDHVLTQETVSCYLPLEGQLEMGTGQKIALVGKLAGGTRYHNPGQTWSVDSRYRCTVADWQSVSMLDATKDWSSRANIWRQKIRALLADSMPGSEASALEGLLFGGASGIPSDWLSVFSTTGLIHILSVSGTHVALLIGVVFCLARNIMPNGAAAAAALIVSLAYGVVCGFSSPVVRSLLMGWIALGALCSGRDGDAWAALCFAAGGLLLYEPALLWDISFQLSFAATMGLLAFNKPLQKIGSVCLPENVAGLLAVTIGAQLGSLPFLAWYFKSLSLASLPANLIVAPMLEIVMMLGLAGALLGGNFLLAGKMAFVLASFVFSLAFSAAKILAQMPGATLPLPPFGLVSGSVYFLLLSLPWWPLAWRSWKKQAGMLLAVLLLAILYAPSAGVLELHIIDVGQGEAILLKTPSGRAVLIDAGQGGTGDVGKRVVVPYLTHQGVYKLEYLLLSHEHDDHAGGAPAVVEGIKVDQLLVPAGPATPPVMQAIRLSDRPPISLRKGQRLQMDGVDIEVLAAGEFETGNRNENEGSAVVRIQYGKRSFLLTGDLEGRSEAALVKAQGERLHSTVLKVGHHGAAKATSEEFLALVQPTCAAISVGAGNSYGHPHPETLRRLQRDGVRVYRTDERGAIIFSTDGDRLSVQTWRDLSDNPWEWKRQNGG
- a CDS encoding helix-hairpin-helix domain-containing protein; this translates as MEKSEKLRWIAAVLVGCVILGISLYNGTRKTLPQVGENTLPQSELNVIYVSGAVNHPGVVKLSGGLRMIDAINAAGGLSPEADASKINLAQAVKDGMQILVPAQGKVAAEAAGTSAILDGQGKGSKININSAGKQELDQLPGVGAAMADRIIEYRNNHGGFRNVEELKKVNGIGEAKFEKIKDKISL